The following coding sequences lie in one Methylotuvimicrobium alcaliphilum 20Z genomic window:
- a CDS encoding response regulator, whose product MHKLTISDLSIVLIEPSVPQLKLIVKHLQEEGVKYINGVSSGEEALEAISNYQPDLLISSMYLPDTTATELFTRIKESDDFQDMQCMLISSETSRAALEPIRQAGVVAILPKPFDHADLKRALRASVEFVDPEELELDSYDIETVRVLLVDDSAPARKHITKVLNNMGIQCVTLANDGTDALAIFAESPDAFDLIVTDYNMPEMDGQELIEAIRANRENSSIPILMVTSESNQATLNKIQQAGVSAICDKPFEPKNIKELVYRLLEEI is encoded by the coding sequence ATGCATAAATTAACTATCTCGGACTTGTCTATTGTCCTGATCGAGCCTTCGGTTCCGCAATTGAAACTCATTGTGAAGCATTTGCAGGAAGAAGGGGTCAAGTACATCAATGGCGTCTCTTCAGGCGAGGAGGCATTGGAGGCTATCAGCAATTATCAACCGGACTTGCTGATTAGCAGTATGTACTTACCCGATACCACGGCGACCGAGTTGTTTACCCGAATTAAGGAATCGGACGATTTTCAGGATATGCAGTGCATGCTGATTTCCAGCGAAACCAGTCGAGCGGCGCTGGAGCCGATACGTCAAGCCGGCGTTGTGGCAATTTTACCCAAACCGTTCGATCATGCCGATTTGAAAAGGGCATTACGCGCTTCGGTCGAGTTTGTCGATCCGGAGGAACTGGAATTAGACTCTTATGATATCGAGACTGTCAGGGTTTTGTTGGTCGATGACAGTGCGCCGGCACGAAAGCATATTACCAAAGTGCTCAACAATATGGGGATACAGTGCGTAACGTTGGCAAACGACGGGACGGACGCATTGGCGATATTCGCCGAGTCGCCGGATGCCTTCGACTTGATCGTGACGGATTACAATATGCCGGAAATGGACGGTCAGGAATTAATCGAGGCGATACGAGCCAATAGGGAAAATAGCTCGATTCCGATATTAATGGTAACCAGTGAGTCGAACCAAGCAACGCTCAATAAAATTCAGCAGGCCGGAGTTTCCGCGATTTGTGATAAGCCGTTCGAACCGAAAAATATAAAGGAATTGGTTTATCGCTTGTTGGAGGAAATCTAG
- a CDS encoding formaldehyde-activating enzyme — protein MSERIIMRTGESLVAGGPPGTAAEPEVVIGELDGPVGTALATLTGDQVKGHSRVFAILNTDIQVRPVTLMVSKVTVNNSRYTNILMGTVQAAIANGVLDAVRAGDIPKEKANDLGIICSVWLNPSVATDDNLNHQILFDIHRKAMAQAIHKAMTNTPDIDWLLENQEKITHKYFQMGLDGKI, from the coding sequence ATGAGCGAAAGAATCATCATGCGTACCGGCGAATCACTCGTAGCAGGCGGGCCTCCGGGAACTGCAGCCGAACCGGAAGTCGTCATCGGCGAACTGGACGGACCGGTCGGTACAGCGCTTGCTACTCTGACAGGAGACCAAGTCAAAGGTCATAGCCGGGTTTTCGCAATTTTGAATACCGACATTCAAGTCCGCCCCGTCACTTTAATGGTTAGCAAGGTCACTGTTAACAATAGCCGTTACACCAACATATTAATGGGCACCGTTCAGGCAGCTATCGCTAATGGTGTACTTGATGCAGTTCGCGCGGGCGATATTCCGAAAGAAAAAGCGAACGATTTGGGAATCATCTGCTCGGTATGGCTTAACCCAAGCGTCGCAACCGACGACAACCTCAACCACCAAATCCTGTTCGACATTCATCGAAAAGCGATGGCACAAGCCATCCATAAGGCCATGACCAATACGCCGGATATCGATTGGCTTCTGGAAAATCAAGAAAAAATCACTCACAAATATTTCCAGATGGGCCTTGACGGAAAAATTTAA
- a CDS encoding radical SAM protein → MTNSTRLTITDHSRDSAGLTYIYPVLSRRAGGLSSGVNFNINNACNWRCIYCQVPDLTLGAAPPIDFPLLEKELRRFLSDVLHGDFFDRFQVAPRNRVIKDIAISGNGEPTSAKDFDKAVDLIGRVATEMGVLPNSGFVLISNGSLMHQSKVQDGLRSLHRYGGEVWFKFDSATDAGRDLINNTAQTMASALRNLKISAAICQTKIQTCLVDYSGQGLTDVEKNAYLQFLKRIKNDGVAIGKIMLYTIARPSMQPEAAKMKPLSPEVMRDFAGEIRTLGFEVRVDC, encoded by the coding sequence GTGACAAATTCAACACGATTAACAATAACCGATCATAGTAGAGATTCAGCCGGATTAACTTATATTTATCCCGTTCTCTCAAGACGCGCCGGAGGCTTGTCGAGCGGTGTCAATTTTAATATCAACAATGCTTGCAACTGGCGATGTATTTATTGTCAAGTTCCCGATTTAACGTTGGGCGCTGCGCCGCCGATTGACTTTCCATTATTGGAAAAAGAATTGAGGCGGTTTTTGAGCGATGTCTTGCATGGCGATTTTTTTGACCGGTTTCAAGTCGCCCCCCGTAATCGAGTAATCAAAGATATTGCGATTTCGGGAAACGGCGAGCCGACCAGCGCTAAGGATTTCGATAAGGCGGTCGATTTGATCGGCCGTGTTGCCACTGAAATGGGGGTGCTACCGAATAGCGGTTTTGTTTTGATTAGCAATGGTAGTTTAATGCATCAGTCGAAGGTTCAGGACGGACTTCGATCACTGCATCGTTATGGGGGAGAAGTTTGGTTTAAGTTCGATAGTGCTACCGATGCCGGGCGAGATTTGATTAATAATACCGCGCAAACGATGGCGTCGGCATTAAGAAATCTAAAGATTTCGGCAGCCATCTGTCAGACTAAAATTCAAACTTGTCTCGTCGATTATTCCGGTCAGGGGTTGACCGACGTGGAAAAAAACGCGTATTTGCAATTTTTAAAAAGAATCAAGAACGATGGTGTGGCGATTGGTAAAATTATGCTTTATACCATTGCGCGCCCGTCGATGCAGCCGGAAGCGGCAAAAATGAAGCCGTTGTCGCCGGAAGTCATGCGAGATTTTGCGGGCGAGATCAGGACGCTTGGTTTCGAAGTTCGGGTGGATTGTTAG
- the tilS gene encoding tRNA lysidine(34) synthetase TilS, producing the protein MLQLESRVVELSLQKLKSPQQVYIAYSGGVDSHVLLHLCAPMSLLQNKITAVHVHHGLQAVADVWPIHCRSIAEQLGVDFIDIYVDARSAGRESPEEAARNARYDALKALLSKNDVLMVAQHREDQLETVLLQLFRGAGLQGLSGMPEIMAFGKGVLLRPLLNTPKQIIDQYARQHDLNFIEDPSNQGIDFDRNFLRNEIVPLLKQRWPSIDKTVSRSAVHCAEASELLSKLACDQFKQVYQTKDATLSISALVKLDVAEQALVIRQWFASLGLKMPSRAFVLRILSMIQSPFGDLRLQNQKHTIRRFRNSLFCVPQQTVELPEQGVIWSNSEAPLDLPDGAELKIAYAPSGIDQSVWFRSHIDVRFRSGGEKIALPNRDGRHRLKNLYQEADIPPWERPSIPLIYLDGRLAAIADLWIGSEFYCENKPGCIRLIRSQKNKNRKGHDECVLVD; encoded by the coding sequence ATGCTTCAATTAGAGTCGCGAGTCGTTGAATTAAGCCTGCAAAAATTAAAATCACCGCAACAAGTTTATATTGCCTATAGCGGCGGAGTAGATTCGCATGTGTTGTTGCATCTGTGTGCTCCAATGTCTTTGCTACAAAATAAAATTACCGCTGTTCATGTGCATCACGGTTTGCAAGCAGTAGCCGATGTTTGGCCGATTCATTGCCGGTCGATTGCTGAGCAATTGGGTGTCGATTTTATCGATATTTATGTCGATGCGCGAAGCGCCGGTCGTGAAAGCCCCGAGGAGGCTGCCAGGAATGCGCGGTATGATGCCCTAAAGGCCTTGCTTTCGAAAAACGATGTTTTGATGGTGGCTCAGCACCGAGAGGATCAATTGGAAACCGTTTTATTGCAATTGTTTCGAGGGGCGGGTTTGCAAGGGCTTTCAGGCATGCCTGAAATAATGGCCTTTGGCAAAGGGGTGCTATTGAGGCCCTTATTGAATACACCAAAACAAATCATCGACCAATACGCCCGACAGCATGATCTCAATTTTATTGAAGATCCCAGTAATCAAGGCATTGACTTCGATCGTAATTTTTTACGCAATGAAATTGTTCCTTTACTCAAGCAGCGTTGGCCGTCCATTGATAAAACAGTCTCTCGTTCAGCGGTTCATTGCGCGGAAGCATCTGAGCTATTGAGTAAATTAGCTTGCGATCAATTCAAACAAGTCTATCAAACAAAGGATGCAACACTATCGATTTCGGCTTTGGTAAAGCTTGATGTGGCGGAGCAGGCATTGGTTATTCGGCAATGGTTCGCGAGTTTGGGGTTAAAAATGCCCTCCCGTGCTTTTGTGTTGCGCATTTTATCCATGATTCAGTCGCCATTTGGTGACCTGCGGTTGCAGAATCAAAAGCATACGATACGCCGTTTTCGGAATAGCTTGTTTTGTGTGCCGCAGCAAACCGTTGAATTACCGGAGCAAGGCGTTATATGGTCGAATAGCGAAGCTCCCCTTGACTTGCCTGACGGTGCGGAACTGAAAATTGCTTATGCCCCCTCTGGAATTGATCAATCGGTTTGGTTTAGGTCGCATATCGACGTTAGGTTTCGTAGCGGCGGGGAAAAAATTGCTTTGCCGAATCGAGATGGGCGGCATCGATTGAAAAATCTTTATCAGGAAGCTGATATCCCTCCTTGGGAAAGGCCCAGTATTCCATTAATCTATTTAGACGGGCGCTTGGCGGCAATTGCCGATCTTTGGATCGGTTCCGAATTTTATTGTGAAAACAAGCCAGGGTGTATTCGGCTAATTCGGTCGCAAAAAAATAAAAACCGGAAAGGCCATGACGAATGTGTCTTAGTCGATTAA
- a CDS encoding CTP synthase, with product MTKFIFITGGVVSSLGKGIAASSLAAILEARGLKVTMTKLDPYINVDPGTMSPFQHGEVFVTEDGAETDLDLGHYERFIKTTMTKKNNFTTGQIYENVLRKERKGDYLGATVQVIPHITDEIKRRIELSAIGMDVAIIEVGGTVGDIESLPFLEAIRQMYVELGRDRALFIHLTLVPYIKSAGEIKTKPTQHSVKELRTIGIQPDILICRSEQPIPAIERRKIALFTNVAERAVISAIDADSIYRIPLLLHEQGLDDIVVEKLRLDVPKADLTEWENVIEGLTHPLNEVSIAIVGKYVDHSDAYKSLHEALIHAGIKTRNKVRIEYIDSEMIEEEGVSALKPVDAILVPGGFGERGVEGKIATVRYARENKIPYLGICLGMQVAVIEFARNVANLEGAHSTEFLPDSPHPVIGLITEWMDAEGQVEVRSENSDLGGTMRLGGQKCRLQIDSLAYELYQKEVIRERHRHRYEFNNKYFERLEQNGMRFSGKSIDGRLVEVIEIPGHPWFLACQFHPEFNSAPRKGHPLFSGFVAAAALHKKETEK from the coding sequence ATGACCAAATTTATTTTCATTACCGGTGGTGTCGTTTCCTCGTTGGGTAAAGGCATTGCCGCATCGTCGTTGGCAGCTATTCTTGAAGCGCGAGGGCTGAAAGTGACGATGACAAAGTTGGACCCTTATATCAACGTTGACCCCGGTACGATGAGTCCTTTTCAACACGGTGAGGTATTCGTCACCGAGGATGGCGCTGAAACCGATCTTGATCTAGGTCATTACGAGCGGTTTATTAAAACCACAATGACCAAAAAGAACAATTTCACGACCGGTCAAATTTATGAAAATGTATTGCGCAAAGAACGCAAAGGCGATTACCTAGGCGCTACCGTTCAAGTTATTCCGCATATTACCGATGAAATCAAGCGTCGAATCGAACTCAGTGCCATAGGCATGGATGTCGCGATTATCGAAGTTGGCGGCACGGTCGGCGACATCGAATCGCTGCCTTTTCTGGAGGCGATCCGGCAAATGTATGTTGAATTGGGTAGGGATCGTGCGCTTTTCATTCACTTGACGCTAGTTCCCTATATCAAGTCGGCCGGTGAGATCAAAACCAAACCGACCCAACATTCGGTTAAAGAACTTAGGACCATCGGAATTCAGCCGGATATATTGATTTGTCGTTCCGAACAACCGATTCCGGCAATCGAACGTCGTAAAATTGCGTTGTTTACGAATGTTGCTGAGAGAGCCGTTATTTCCGCGATCGATGCCGATTCTATTTACCGTATTCCTTTGCTGTTGCATGAGCAGGGGTTGGACGATATTGTTGTCGAAAAACTTCGGTTGGATGTCCCTAAAGCCGATTTGACCGAATGGGAAAATGTGATCGAGGGTTTAACTCATCCGCTCAATGAAGTGTCGATTGCGATCGTCGGAAAATATGTCGATCATTCCGATGCTTATAAATCATTGCATGAAGCATTGATTCATGCCGGCATTAAAACCCGAAATAAGGTAAGGATTGAATATATCGATTCGGAAATGATCGAGGAGGAAGGCGTTTCGGCTTTGAAGCCCGTCGATGCGATTTTGGTTCCCGGCGGTTTTGGCGAGCGGGGTGTCGAAGGTAAGATTGCGACAGTGAGGTATGCCCGGGAAAATAAGATCCCTTATTTAGGGATTTGTTTAGGCATGCAGGTGGCGGTTATCGAGTTTGCTCGCAATGTCGCCAATCTGGAGGGCGCGCACAGTACAGAATTTCTACCCGATTCTCCGCATCCGGTAATAGGCTTAATTACCGAATGGATGGATGCGGAAGGACAGGTGGAGGTTCGTAGTGAAAACTCCGATTTAGGCGGCACGATGCGTTTGGGCGGGCAAAAATGCCGTTTGCAAATTGACTCGTTAGCTTACGAGCTTTATCAGAAGGAAGTGATTAGAGAGCGGCATCGGCACCGTTACGAGTTTAATAATAAATATTTTGAAAGGCTTGAGCAAAACGGCATGCGCTTCTCAGGCAAATCGATCGACGGGCGCTTGGTCGAAGTTATCGAAATTCCGGGGCACCCCTGGTTTTTGGCTTGCCAATTTCATCCGGAATTTAATTCGGCGCCGCGTAAAGGGCATCCGTTATTTTCCGGTTTTGTTGCCGCAGCCGCTCTTCATAAAAAGGAAACCGAGAAATGA
- the kdsA gene encoding 3-deoxy-8-phosphooctulonate synthase, with translation MKLCNFEVGLDKPLFLIAGPCVIESEELAMETAGFLKEITVELGIPFIYKSSFDKANRSSLESFRGLGFERGLAILQKVKQQIGVPVLTDVHEDTPLKEVAEVVDVVQTPAFLCRQTNFIQSVAELGIPVNIKKGQFLAPWDMANVANKAKATGNQQIMVCERGVSFGYNNLVSDMRSLAVMRDTGCPVVFDATHSVQLPGGQGSCSGGQREFVPVLARAAVAVGIAGLFMETHPNPAEALSDGPNSWPMHRIKELLEILITLDRAVKASSLIETTL, from the coding sequence ATGAAATTATGCAACTTTGAAGTAGGGCTCGATAAACCGTTGTTTTTGATTGCCGGTCCCTGTGTGATCGAAAGTGAGGAACTGGCTATGGAAACTGCGGGTTTCCTGAAAGAAATCACGGTTGAATTGGGTATTCCGTTTATCTATAAGTCGTCTTTCGATAAAGCGAATCGTTCGTCGCTGGAAAGTTTTCGCGGCCTCGGTTTCGAGCGAGGGTTGGCCATTCTGCAAAAGGTCAAGCAGCAAATCGGTGTGCCGGTATTGACTGACGTTCATGAAGACACTCCGCTGAAAGAAGTCGCCGAAGTGGTCGATGTCGTGCAGACGCCGGCATTTTTATGTCGGCAGACTAATTTTATTCAAAGCGTGGCCGAATTAGGCATACCGGTCAATATTAAAAAAGGCCAGTTCTTGGCGCCCTGGGACATGGCCAATGTCGCAAACAAAGCCAAAGCGACCGGCAATCAGCAGATCATGGTTTGCGAACGCGGTGTGTCGTTCGGCTATAACAACCTGGTATCGGATATGCGCTCATTGGCCGTTATGCGAGATACAGGTTGTCCGGTCGTGTTCGATGCGACGCATTCGGTGCAATTGCCGGGCGGGCAAGGTTCTTGTTCCGGCGGGCAACGCGAATTCGTTCCGGTTCTGGCGAGAGCTGCGGTAGCGGTCGGTATTGCAGGACTGTTTATGGAAACGCACCCGAATCCGGCCGAGGCGCTTAGCGATGGCCCTAATTCTTGGCCTATGCATCGCATCAAAGAATTACTTGAAATTTTAATCACCCTGGATCGAGCTGTGAAAGCAAGCAGTTTGATCGAAACAACTTTATAA
- the eno gene encoding phosphopyruvate hydratase yields MAEIVDIRAREILDSRGNPTIETDVVLSSGFIGSAMVPSGASTGEREAIELRDGDKSRYLGKGVLKAVDNVNTEIRSAILGMDAGDQSAIDQKMIELDGTENKGRLGANAILSVSMAAAHAEAKDAGLPLYNYMNTSGEFIMPVPMMNIINGGSHADNSVDLQEFMILPVGAPNFREAIRYGAEVFHNLAKVLKGKGLATTVGDEGGFAPNLSSNEEAIEVILEAIEKAGYKAGQDIYLGMDAASSEYYKDGKYVLSAENRSFTSEEMTDFFVEWVKKYPIISIEDGLDQNDWAGWKIHTEKLGGMIQLVGDDLFVTNPKTLKEGIEKGIANSILIKVNQIGTLTETLDAIHTAHAAGYSAVVSHRSGETEDTTIADLVVATGTGQIKTGSLSRSDRVAKYNRLMKIEDELGSQAKYAGRSAFKML; encoded by the coding sequence ATGGCTGAAATAGTAGACATTCGTGCAAGAGAAATTTTGGATTCACGCGGTAACCCGACGATTGAAACCGACGTGGTTCTGTCTTCAGGTTTTATCGGTAGCGCCATGGTGCCTTCCGGTGCATCGACAGGCGAACGTGAGGCAATCGAATTGCGCGACGGCGACAAATCGCGCTATTTAGGTAAAGGCGTGTTGAAAGCTGTTGATAACGTCAATACTGAAATTCGTTCCGCGATCCTTGGCATGGACGCAGGCGATCAGTCCGCTATCGACCAAAAAATGATCGAATTGGATGGCACCGAGAACAAAGGTCGTTTAGGCGCCAACGCGATTCTTTCCGTTTCAATGGCGGCTGCACATGCCGAAGCGAAAGACGCGGGACTGCCTTTGTACAACTATATGAATACCAGCGGCGAATTCATCATGCCGGTGCCGATGATGAACATCATCAACGGCGGTTCGCATGCCGATAACAGTGTCGATTTGCAAGAATTCATGATCCTGCCGGTCGGCGCCCCGAACTTCCGCGAAGCGATTCGTTACGGCGCGGAAGTATTCCATAACCTCGCAAAAGTACTGAAAGGTAAAGGCTTGGCAACTACGGTCGGCGACGAAGGCGGTTTTGCACCGAATTTGTCCTCGAACGAAGAAGCGATCGAAGTGATTCTCGAAGCAATCGAAAAAGCCGGTTACAAAGCAGGGCAAGACATCTATCTGGGTATGGATGCGGCCAGCTCCGAATACTACAAAGACGGCAAGTATGTCTTGTCTGCGGAAAACCGTAGCTTCACGTCGGAAGAAATGACCGATTTTTTCGTCGAATGGGTCAAAAAATATCCGATCATCTCGATCGAAGACGGCCTGGATCAAAACGATTGGGCCGGCTGGAAAATCCATACCGAGAAGCTGGGCGGCATGATTCAATTGGTCGGCGACGATTTGTTCGTGACTAATCCAAAAACCTTGAAAGAAGGCATCGAGAAAGGTATCGCCAATTCGATTTTGATCAAGGTTAATCAAATCGGCACCTTGACCGAAACGCTCGATGCGATTCATACCGCCCATGCAGCCGGTTACAGTGCCGTCGTTTCGCATCGTTCCGGTGAAACCGAAGATACGACGATTGCCGATCTAGTCGTCGCGACCGGAACCGGTCAGATCAAAACAGGATCTCTGAGTCGTTCCGATCGTGTTGCCAAATACAATCGTTTGATGAAGATCGAGGACGAATTGGGCTCTCAGGCGAAATACGCGGGCCGCAGTGCATTCAAAATGCTCTGA
- the ftsB gene encoding cell division protein FtsB encodes MNNFKILVAVLIAIIVHLQYRLWFGDGGIVQINHYQSRLDELALQVQEKKERNAALYGEVLDLRKGQEAIEERARYELGMIREDETFFQVLE; translated from the coding sequence ATGAATAATTTCAAGATTCTCGTCGCGGTGCTGATTGCGATCATCGTGCATCTGCAATATCGCCTTTGGTTCGGCGATGGAGGCATTGTTCAAATCAATCACTATCAAAGTCGGTTGGATGAATTGGCCTTGCAGGTACAGGAAAAAAAGGAACGTAATGCTGCCCTTTATGGCGAGGTTCTCGATTTGAGGAAAGGTCAAGAGGCCATCGAGGAAAGAGCGCGGTATGAATTAGGGATGATCAGGGAAGACGAGACGTTTTTTCAGGTGTTGGAATAG
- the ispD gene encoding 2-C-methyl-D-erythritol 4-phosphate cytidylyltransferase — MTNTRSIWAVVPAAGVGKRMQADRPKQYLPLLGKTVLEHTLTRLLQADVFAAVSVAISVEDPYWPELTISQDSRVFTAPGGKERADSVLSALRAIEDRARENHWVLVHDAARPCITAADIRLLIDTLQNDEVGGILALSSHDTLKNVDGDSILGTLDRTHIWRALTPQMFRYGRLKQALEASVGNPAVTDEASALELLGLQPKIVEGRSDNIKITRPEDLPLAQFYLEQQQ; from the coding sequence ATGACAAATACTCGATCCATTTGGGCGGTGGTGCCGGCGGCGGGAGTCGGTAAACGCATGCAGGCCGATCGTCCCAAGCAATATCTCCCGTTATTGGGCAAGACCGTCTTGGAGCACACGCTGACGCGTTTGCTGCAGGCCGATGTCTTTGCCGCCGTTTCTGTGGCGATTTCGGTCGAAGACCCCTATTGGCCGGAACTAACGATTTCGCAAGACAGCCGAGTGTTCACCGCGCCGGGCGGCAAGGAACGCGCCGATTCGGTGTTGTCGGCGCTGCGCGCAATCGAGGATCGTGCACGGGAAAACCACTGGGTGCTGGTTCATGACGCGGCCAGACCCTGCATTACTGCCGCCGATATCCGCTTATTGATCGACACGTTACAAAACGACGAGGTCGGTGGCATCCTTGCGCTGTCGTCGCACGACACGCTGAAGAATGTCGATGGCGATTCGATCTTGGGAACTCTCGACAGAACGCATATTTGGCGCGCGTTGACGCCGCAGATGTTTCGTTACGGCCGGTTGAAACAGGCGCTCGAGGCGTCGGTCGGAAATCCGGCGGTGACCGACGAAGCCAGCGCGCTCGAATTGCTTGGTTTGCAACCTAAGATCGTCGAAGGACGTTCCGATAATATCAAGATCACCCGTCCGGAAGACTTACCCTTAGCGCAATTTTATTTGGAGCAACAACAATGA
- the ispF gene encoding 2-C-methyl-D-erythritol 2,4-cyclodiphosphate synthase — protein MIRVGQGYDVHRFKEGGDVILGGVKIPYEKGLDAHSDGDVVLHALSDALLGAAALGDIGKHFPDTDPSFKGADSRVLLRHVYRIVQNKGYFLVNADITIIAQAPKMAPHIEAMCRNIAEDLNVELDCINVKATTTEKLGFEGRGEGIAVQAAVLIER, from the coding sequence ATGATCAGAGTCGGTCAAGGTTACGATGTGCATCGTTTCAAGGAAGGCGGCGACGTCATTCTGGGCGGCGTGAAGATTCCATACGAGAAAGGCCTCGACGCGCATTCGGACGGCGATGTCGTTTTGCATGCACTGTCCGATGCCTTGTTGGGCGCGGCGGCCTTGGGCGATATCGGCAAGCATTTTCCCGATACCGATCCGAGTTTCAAAGGAGCCGATAGCCGCGTATTGCTTCGCCATGTTTATCGGATCGTGCAAAATAAAGGCTATTTTCTCGTCAATGCCGATATCACGATTATTGCCCAAGCGCCGAAAATGGCGCCGCATATTGAGGCAATGTGCCGTAATATAGCCGAAGATTTGAATGTCGAACTCGACTGCATCAATGTCAAGGCGACCACGACCGAAAAGCTCGGTTTTGAAGGCCGCGGAGAAGGCATTGCCGTCCAGGCGGCCGTATTGATCGAAAGGTAG
- the truD gene encoding tRNA pseudouridine(13) synthase TruD — translation MKNIEIPQWPHAYGGPSGTGKIRAEPEDFIVNEMLSFEPSGEGEHVFLLIEKKGENTEFVARQLARFAGVRQRDIGYAGLKDRHAVTTQWFSVWLPGKEAPQWSDFESETITVHRSIRHARKLKRGILSGNRFELLIRDWQGDEKRLEDQLSRIKTCGVPNYFGEQRFGNLGQNVNKALALFEGAKVKREQRGIYLSAARSFLFNHILAERIRLESWNKPVDGDVFIVEGSRGFFKVDQIDPTISMRIDACEIHPSAVLCGQGASEATGEAWAIESAVIERFDFMVRGLFDCGLESARRALRMSLTDLEWRFISRGRLQLKFTLPAGSYATALLREIIES, via the coding sequence TTGAAAAACATTGAAATACCACAGTGGCCCCATGCCTACGGAGGCCCATCCGGAACCGGAAAGATCCGGGCGGAGCCCGAGGACTTCATCGTCAATGAAATGCTGTCGTTCGAACCCTCAGGCGAAGGCGAGCATGTTTTTCTGCTCATTGAGAAAAAAGGTGAAAATACCGAGTTTGTGGCGAGACAACTGGCGCGTTTTGCCGGCGTTAGGCAGCGCGATATCGGATATGCCGGCTTGAAGGATCGTCATGCCGTTACGACGCAATGGTTCAGTGTATGGTTACCGGGCAAGGAAGCACCGCAATGGTCCGATTTCGAATCGGAAACGATTACAGTTCATCGGTCAATACGTCATGCTCGTAAATTGAAACGCGGCATATTATCCGGTAATCGTTTCGAACTATTGATTAGAGATTGGCAAGGTGACGAAAAGCGGCTTGAAGATCAGTTGAGTCGGATTAAGACCTGCGGTGTACCGAATTATTTCGGCGAGCAGCGCTTCGGAAATCTCGGGCAGAATGTTAATAAAGCTTTGGCTCTATTCGAAGGCGCTAAGGTTAAGCGTGAACAACGCGGTATTTACCTATCGGCAGCACGTTCGTTTTTGTTCAATCATATTTTGGCTGAAAGAATCAGGCTGGAGAGTTGGAATAAACCGGTCGATGGCGATGTATTCATTGTTGAAGGATCCCGAGGGTTTTTTAAAGTCGACCAAATCGATCCGACCATTTCTATGCGGATCGACGCATGCGAAATTCATCCGAGCGCAGTCCTTTGCGGGCAGGGGGCTTCCGAAGCAACCGGTGAGGCCTGGGCTATCGAATCAGCCGTGATCGAACGTTTCGATTTTATGGTTCGCGGTTTGTTCGACTGCGGCCTGGAAAGCGCACGCAGGGCGCTTAGAATGAGTTTGACCGATTTAGAGTGGCGCTTTATCTCGCGGGGCCGATTGCAACTAAAATTCACCTTACCGGCGGGTAGCTATGCGACCGCTTTACTTCGAGAAATAATAGAGAGTTAA
- a CDS encoding undecaprenyl-diphosphate phosphatase, with translation MDIIQAISLALLQGLTEFLPISSSAHLILLPVILGWEDQGLAFDVAVHVGTLTAVVAYYRKDLLTIIAAWFGSFTGKGASDDSRLAWYVVLGTIPVGLAGLSMPHSLEESLRSPLVIATSTIVFAMLLWASEKFAKERRTVVTLFDALLVGVFQAIALIPGTSRAGITITAGLFSGLQREQAARFSFLLSIPVIALAGMLKAFELFKSDIEVMWAFMAIGAAVSCVVAYLTIGWFLKLLNRIGMIPFVWYRLALGIVLFVVFIR, from the coding sequence ATGGATATTATTCAAGCCATCTCGTTGGCCTTGTTGCAGGGGCTGACTGAATTCTTACCGATTTCGAGTTCCGCACATTTGATTTTGTTGCCGGTCATTTTGGGTTGGGAGGATCAGGGGCTCGCATTCGATGTCGCGGTGCATGTCGGTACCTTAACGGCTGTTGTAGCCTATTATCGCAAAGACTTATTGACGATTATTGCGGCATGGTTCGGTTCGTTCACCGGCAAAGGGGCTTCGGACGATTCCCGTTTGGCCTGGTATGTGGTATTAGGCACGATTCCGGTTGGTCTCGCGGGCTTATCGATGCCTCACTCGCTTGAAGAGTCTTTGAGATCGCCTCTGGTGATTGCGACTTCGACCATTGTTTTCGCGATGTTGCTGTGGGCTTCGGAAAAGTTCGCTAAAGAGCGCCGGACTGTCGTGACTTTATTCGATGCTTTGCTGGTCGGCGTATTTCAGGCGATTGCATTGATTCCCGGTACTTCCCGTGCGGGTATCACGATCACGGCCGGCTTGTTTTCGGGATTACAGCGCGAGCAAGCCGCGCGTTTTTCGTTTCTATTGTCGATTCCGGTCATTGCCTTGGCCGGTATGCTAAAGGCTTTTGAATTGTTCAAGTCCGATATCGAAGTCATGTGGGCCTTTATGGCGATCGGGGCGGCGGTTTCCTGTGTCGTTGCTTACCTGACAATCGGTTGGTTTTTGAAATTGCTGAATCGGATCGGCATGATTCCTTTCGTTTGGTATCGTTTAGCGCTCGGTATCGTTTTGTTCGTCGTATTTATCCGTTAA